Proteins encoded within one genomic window of Citricoccus muralis:
- a CDS encoding ABC transporter ATP-binding protein translates to MASITLNNIVKKYDDGFPAVNDVSLDIADGEFVILVGPSGCGKSTLLRMIVGLEDITSGDMMIDGRRVNEADPKERNLAMVFQNYALYPHLTVFENIAFPLRLAKLSNSEVDQKVREASALLELDDHLDRKPANLSGGQRQRVAMGRAIVREADAFLFDEPLSNLDAKLRGQMRAEISQLQRRLGVTSVYVTHDQTEAMTLGDRVAVLKKGVLQQVASPRELYEQPANLFVAGFIGSPSMNFLPATHKETAEGHVLSSPIGDIPIPQDKAAAALGREIVLIGLRPEFFEDASMLDDAKRAQGSVFPSTISHVEWLGHEQYGYIDYEQDERVADRLTALAQELDADELRPQVVATLSAESLARPGQPLDLWVDTSRMHIFDPETGDNLTRDPERGAELTRLAAEDRQREIEMAQQR, encoded by the coding sequence ATGGCATCCATCACCCTGAACAACATCGTCAAGAAGTACGACGACGGCTTCCCGGCGGTCAACGATGTCTCCTTGGACATTGCCGACGGCGAGTTCGTGATTCTGGTCGGACCCTCCGGTTGCGGCAAGTCCACGCTACTGCGGATGATCGTGGGCCTGGAGGACATCACCTCGGGTGACATGATGATCGATGGCCGGCGGGTCAACGAGGCGGACCCCAAGGAGCGCAATCTGGCCATGGTGTTCCAGAACTATGCGCTGTACCCGCACCTGACCGTGTTCGAGAACATCGCGTTCCCGCTGCGGCTGGCGAAGCTGAGCAACTCCGAGGTGGACCAGAAGGTCCGCGAGGCCTCGGCGCTGTTGGAATTGGACGATCACCTCGACCGTAAACCGGCCAACCTCTCCGGCGGTCAGCGTCAGCGTGTGGCCATGGGCCGAGCCATCGTGCGTGAAGCCGATGCATTCCTCTTCGATGAGCCCCTGTCGAACCTGGATGCCAAGCTGCGCGGGCAGATGCGTGCCGAAATCTCGCAGCTGCAGCGCCGTCTGGGCGTCACCTCGGTGTACGTCACCCACGATCAGACTGAGGCGATGACACTGGGCGACCGGGTGGCCGTGCTGAAAAAGGGCGTTCTGCAACAGGTCGCCTCACCACGGGAGCTCTACGAACAGCCGGCGAACCTGTTCGTGGCCGGATTCATCGGCTCGCCGTCGATGAACTTCCTGCCTGCCACCCACAAGGAAACCGCCGAGGGGCACGTGCTCTCCTCGCCGATCGGTGACATTCCGATCCCGCAAGACAAGGCCGCCGCTGCCCTGGGCCGCGAGATTGTGCTGATCGGCCTGCGCCCTGAGTTCTTCGAGGATGCCTCGATGCTCGACGACGCCAAGCGTGCACAGGGCTCGGTGTTCCCCTCCACCATCAGCCATGTGGAGTGGCTGGGCCACGAGCAGTACGGCTACATCGACTACGAGCAGGACGAGCGGGTGGCTGACCGGCTCACCGCGCTGGCTCAAGAGCTCGACGCCGATGAGCTACGCCCGCAGGTGGTAGCCACCCTTTCGGCCGAGTCGCTGGCACGCCCCGGACAGCCGTTGGATCTGTGGGTGGACACCTCACGGATGCATATTTTCGACCCGGAGACCGGGGATAACCTGACCCGTGACCCGGAGCGTGGTGCGGAGTTGACTCGGCTCGCCGCCGAAGACCGGCAACGCGAGATCGAGATGGCGCAGCAACGCTGA
- a CDS encoding extracellular solute-binding protein — MLTTSTLLLAGCSGDDGTPVLTWYTNPDDGGQAEIAARCTDAAEGRYRIETSVLPNDAASQREQLTRRLAAGDTTMDIMSLDPPFIPELSEPGFLAPVPDDVAAATTEDTLDGALAGAMWKDEIVSVPFWANTQLLWYRKSVAETAGLDMDQPVTWEQLIDAARDQEKYLGVQGANAESMTVWVNALVASAGGQILQNPEAGADELVTDLDSDAGRAAADVVGTIGSEGLGGPGLPTQAENESMLLFRGDNGSFMVNWPFVWPATNAAAEEGAVPEDLIDDIGWAVYPQMSEGQESAPPLGGINLGVGSESQNQDLAWDAIQCIVEPENQSYYFISNGNPPASASAYDDPEIEEMFPMADTIRESLDQAVPRPQTPYYNEVSTAIQDSFTPPSQVAEGTAVETGNFIEKVLRGEALL; from the coding sequence GTGCTAACCACGTCAACGCTGCTGCTTGCCGGGTGCTCCGGCGACGACGGCACCCCGGTGCTCACCTGGTACACCAATCCCGACGACGGCGGACAGGCGGAAATTGCCGCCCGCTGCACCGATGCTGCCGAGGGCCGCTATCGCATCGAAACCTCGGTGCTCCCGAACGATGCAGCCTCTCAGCGCGAGCAGCTCACCCGCCGCTTGGCCGCCGGCGACACCACCATGGACATCATGAGCCTGGACCCGCCGTTCATCCCGGAACTCTCCGAACCCGGATTCCTGGCGCCGGTGCCCGACGATGTGGCTGCAGCGACCACCGAGGACACGCTCGACGGCGCGCTGGCTGGTGCCATGTGGAAAGACGAGATCGTCTCGGTGCCGTTCTGGGCCAACACCCAGCTGCTCTGGTACCGCAAGTCGGTGGCCGAAACTGCCGGCCTGGACATGGATCAGCCGGTCACCTGGGAGCAGCTGATCGACGCCGCCCGCGACCAAGAGAAGTACCTGGGCGTGCAGGGCGCGAACGCCGAATCGATGACCGTGTGGGTCAACGCGCTGGTGGCCTCGGCTGGCGGGCAGATCCTGCAGAACCCGGAGGCCGGCGCTGATGAACTCGTCACCGACCTGGACTCCGACGCCGGGCGCGCCGCTGCGGATGTTGTGGGCACCATCGGCTCGGAAGGTCTCGGTGGCCCCGGCTTGCCCACCCAGGCGGAGAACGAATCGATGCTGCTGTTCCGCGGCGACAACGGCTCGTTCATGGTGAACTGGCCGTTCGTCTGGCCCGCCACGAACGCGGCCGCCGAGGAGGGCGCGGTGCCCGAAGACCTGATCGACGACATCGGCTGGGCCGTCTACCCTCAGATGAGCGAAGGCCAGGAATCGGCGCCTCCGCTGGGCGGAATCAACCTCGGCGTCGGGTCCGAATCACAAAACCAAGACCTGGCGTGGGACGCGATCCAGTGCATCGTGGAACCGGAAAACCAGTCCTACTACTTCATCTCCAACGGCAACCCGCCCGCCTCGGCGTCAGCGTATGACGATCCGGAGATCGAGGAGATGTTCCCGATGGCGGACACCATTCGGGAGTCCCTGGACCAGGCGGTGCCGCGCCCGCAGACCCCGTACTACAACGAGGTCTCGACGGCGATCCAGGACTCGTTCACCCCGCCCAGCCAGGTTGCCGAAGGCACGGCCGTGGAGACGGGGAACTTCATCGAGAAGGTGCTCAGAGGGGAGGCCCTGCTGTGA
- a CDS encoding carbohydrate ABC transporter permease: MTTESTAQPAASRKKSVRPVKSKRTKAEARLGWWLAGPAFFIMIAVIFYPLMQALWDSLFSYRLTAPDDREFVGLSNYLTILTDSVWWSGFAVTVLITVVTVAVELVLGFALALVMHKAITSTRGFVRTVILVPYGIVTVVSAYAWYYMFSIDSGYMNNWMGWVPGVDSDLNWFAQAGSALTVIMLSEIWKTTPFISLLLLAGLAQVPEELSEAAAVDGATWRQRLWKVILPNMKAAIMVAVLFRALDAFRIFDAVFIMTNGDYGTEVLSLLAYRTSIVRLEIGLGSAVSVLLFLCVALLAFIAVKVFKVDLARGQGGKS; encoded by the coding sequence GTGACGACCGAATCGACCGCGCAGCCGGCAGCATCACGGAAGAAATCAGTGCGACCGGTCAAATCCAAGCGGACCAAGGCCGAGGCCCGACTGGGCTGGTGGCTGGCCGGACCGGCGTTCTTCATCATGATCGCTGTCATCTTCTATCCGCTCATGCAGGCGCTGTGGGACTCCCTGTTCTCCTACCGGCTCACCGCCCCTGATGACCGCGAGTTCGTGGGGCTGAGCAACTACCTCACCATCCTCACCGATTCGGTGTGGTGGTCCGGCTTCGCCGTCACCGTGCTGATCACCGTGGTCACCGTGGCGGTCGAGCTGGTGCTCGGCTTCGCCCTTGCCCTGGTGATGCACAAGGCGATCACCTCCACCCGCGGGTTCGTGCGCACCGTGATTCTGGTGCCGTACGGTATCGTCACCGTCGTCTCCGCCTACGCCTGGTATTACATGTTCTCCATCGACTCGGGGTACATGAATAACTGGATGGGGTGGGTGCCCGGCGTGGATTCCGATCTGAACTGGTTCGCCCAGGCCGGATCCGCGTTGACCGTGATCATGCTCTCCGAGATCTGGAAGACCACCCCGTTCATCTCGTTGCTGTTGTTGGCGGGTCTGGCCCAGGTGCCCGAGGAGCTCAGCGAGGCCGCAGCCGTTGACGGCGCGACCTGGCGTCAGCGCCTGTGGAAGGTGATCCTGCCGAACATGAAGGCGGCCATCATGGTGGCGGTGCTGTTCCGCGCCCTGGACGCCTTCCGCATCTTCGACGCCGTGTTCATCATGACCAACGGTGATTACGGTACCGAGGTGCTCTCGCTGTTGGCCTACCGCACCTCGATCGTCCGTTTGGAGATCGGGCTCGGCTCCGCGGTCTCTGTGCTGCTGTTCCTGTGCGTGGCGTTGTTGGCGTTCATCGCAGTCAAGGTCTTCAAAGTCGACCTGGCCCGAGGTCAGGGAGGGAAATCATGA
- the glsA gene encoding glutaminase A, with amino-acid sequence MESPLQEYLDELIDRLRPLDDGEVNQATLSAAEPHRDHVGITLTTVNGNQYSAGDCQVPFAIQSISKAFTYGLALDDLGAERVVEKVDVEPSGDPFNEISLQPDGRPDNPMINAGAIATVGLIKGRGGRDRMGRLLNTYNEAAAGSASTGELKVSDQIYKAEDRTGHRNRALAWLLRSFDIIESDPEPVVQDYFRACSVMLTVEQLSMMAATLANRGVNPATGHRVFSPSTTSRLLAVMSTCGMYDDAGNWAIEVGLPAKSGVGGGLLVVIPGQVGIAVYSPPLDEHGTSVRGSAAVKQLTADLGLHYGDAPPVGRSTLRASYALSESTSGVPRPHRMSEALERLGKHGHVIEISGDLGFAETEILAHTVAEIDPDITTVLLDLRAVDEFGRSAIHLLVRLVRQFLAENRDLALIDQDDRLTGLMVEAAERAGDPLPDPREESAESTRGAQLVRSGKVTGEFRLFQTRPRALEWAELRVLQRFEPKLLPNRRQRPDQSQLFAFLGDDDVQLLTAFMDRRAFKAGQVIRRAGQPFAGIYFIESGQVELTSQGSGGRRYRPVFLSPGMTFGEIALGRSGRQLTTVRAVDSVVCRVLTAQIIASLEETAPQLAIKLWTAISREAYTLLEQSSREAGARHD; translated from the coding sequence ATGGAATCACCGCTGCAGGAGTACCTCGACGAACTGATCGACCGGCTGCGTCCTCTGGACGACGGAGAGGTCAACCAGGCGACGTTGAGCGCCGCCGAACCGCACCGCGACCACGTCGGCATCACCCTCACCACGGTCAACGGCAACCAGTACTCGGCCGGGGACTGCCAGGTACCCTTCGCCATCCAGTCCATCTCCAAGGCGTTCACCTACGGGCTAGCCCTGGACGATCTCGGTGCCGAGCGCGTGGTGGAAAAGGTCGACGTCGAACCCTCCGGTGACCCGTTCAACGAGATCTCCCTGCAGCCCGACGGCCGGCCCGACAACCCGATGATCAACGCCGGGGCCATTGCCACCGTGGGGCTGATCAAGGGCCGCGGCGGGCGCGACCGCATGGGCCGGCTGCTGAACACCTACAACGAGGCCGCGGCCGGGTCGGCCAGCACCGGGGAGCTGAAAGTTTCCGACCAGATCTACAAGGCGGAGGATCGTACCGGGCACCGCAACCGGGCGCTGGCCTGGTTGCTGCGCTCCTTCGACATCATCGAGTCCGACCCCGAGCCCGTGGTGCAGGACTACTTCCGGGCTTGTTCTGTGATGCTCACGGTGGAGCAGCTGTCCATGATGGCGGCGACCCTGGCCAATCGCGGCGTGAATCCGGCCACGGGGCATCGGGTGTTTTCGCCGTCGACCACGAGCCGCCTCCTCGCGGTGATGTCCACCTGCGGAATGTACGACGACGCCGGAAACTGGGCGATCGAGGTCGGCCTGCCCGCCAAATCCGGGGTGGGCGGTGGTCTACTCGTGGTGATCCCCGGTCAGGTCGGCATCGCCGTCTATTCCCCACCGCTGGATGAGCACGGCACCTCGGTGCGCGGATCCGCCGCGGTCAAGCAACTCACCGCTGACCTCGGCCTCCACTACGGCGATGCACCGCCAGTGGGCCGCTCGACCTTGCGCGCCTCCTACGCGCTGTCGGAATCGACGTCGGGGGTGCCCCGGCCGCACCGCATGTCCGAGGCCCTGGAACGGCTGGGGAAGCACGGCCACGTCATCGAGATTTCCGGCGACCTGGGCTTCGCCGAGACCGAGATCCTCGCGCATACGGTGGCCGAGATCGACCCGGACATCACCACCGTGCTGTTGGATCTGCGCGCGGTCGACGAATTCGGTCGCTCCGCCATTCACCTCCTCGTGCGCCTGGTGCGGCAGTTCCTGGCCGAGAACCGCGATCTGGCGCTGATCGACCAGGACGATCGACTCACCGGCCTGATGGTGGAGGCAGCCGAACGCGCCGGCGATCCCCTGCCCGATCCGCGCGAAGAATCCGCCGAGTCCACCCGTGGTGCCCAACTGGTGCGCTCAGGCAAGGTCACCGGGGAGTTCCGGCTGTTCCAGACCCGGCCCCGCGCGCTGGAGTGGGCCGAGCTGCGCGTGCTGCAGCGGTTCGAGCCCAAGCTGCTGCCGAATCGGCGTCAGCGCCCCGACCAGTCGCAACTCTTCGCCTTTTTGGGCGACGACGACGTCCAGCTGCTCACCGCGTTCATGGACCGCCGCGCCTTCAAGGCCGGCCAGGTCATTCGCCGAGCCGGCCAGCCCTTCGCCGGGATCTACTTCATCGAGTCCGGGCAGGTGGAGCTCACCTCGCAGGGCTCCGGTGGGCGTCGGTACCGACCGGTGTTCCTCTCCCCTGGCATGACCTTCGGCGAGATCGCGCTGGGTCGCTCCGGTCGCCAGCTCACCACGGTTCGTGCCGTCGACTCCGTGGTGTGCCGGGTGCTGACTGCCCAGATCATCGCCTCCCTCGAGGAGACCGCTCCCCAGCTGGCGATCAAGCTCTGGACGGCGATCTCCCGCGAGGCCTACACCCTGTTGGAGCAGTCCAGCCGCGAGGCCGGCGCCCGCCACGACTGA
- a CDS encoding NAD(P)-dependent oxidoreductase: protein MTTPIERLISLPGSDEVAGTVYEDAHRLLVQAVAEHDAELVAPESGQATGVVVIEHLDPQRIDEVLAANPQVSWVQLPSAGIETYLPVIRRHRAVTFTSAKGSYAGPVAEHALALTLALLRRLPERIRATRWGGKAGFSLNDARAVVVGGGGIGTEIVRLLGAWTTHITVVRRRDEPVEGAHRTVTTQRLDEVLADADVVVLAAAATDETRAMIGATQFERMKETAVLVNIARGSLVDTDALVTALQQGKIRAVGTDVTDPEPLPEGHPLWAEPNALITPHSADTPQMCIPLLQDRITANLVRRAEARLAGPRVDAAELVGVVDPDAGY from the coding sequence ATGACCACCCCCATTGAGCGCCTGATCTCCCTGCCCGGCTCGGACGAGGTTGCCGGCACCGTGTACGAGGACGCGCACCGGCTGTTAGTGCAGGCCGTGGCCGAACACGACGCCGAACTGGTGGCACCTGAGAGCGGACAGGCCACCGGTGTCGTCGTCATTGAACATCTCGACCCGCAGCGCATCGACGAGGTGTTGGCCGCGAATCCGCAGGTGAGCTGGGTGCAGCTGCCCTCCGCCGGGATCGAGACCTACCTGCCGGTGATCCGCCGCCACCGCGCTGTGACGTTTACGTCCGCCAAGGGCAGCTATGCCGGCCCGGTGGCCGAACACGCGCTGGCGCTCACCCTGGCACTGCTGCGGCGGCTGCCCGAGCGGATCCGCGCCACCCGGTGGGGTGGCAAAGCCGGGTTTTCGCTCAATGATGCCCGCGCCGTCGTCGTCGGTGGTGGTGGCATCGGCACCGAGATCGTTCGGCTGCTGGGCGCCTGGACCACCCACATCACGGTGGTGCGGCGCCGGGATGAGCCGGTGGAGGGTGCGCACCGCACCGTCACCACGCAGCGACTGGATGAGGTGCTGGCCGACGCCGACGTCGTCGTGCTCGCCGCTGCCGCTACCGATGAGACGCGCGCGATGATCGGTGCCACCCAGTTCGAACGCATGAAAGAGACCGCGGTGCTGGTCAACATTGCCCGGGGGTCCCTGGTGGACACCGACGCCTTGGTGACCGCGCTGCAGCAGGGGAAGATTCGCGCCGTCGGTACCGACGTGACCGACCCGGAACCGCTGCCCGAGGGGCACCCGCTGTGGGCGGAGCCGAACGCGCTGATCACCCCGCACTCCGCCGACACCCCGCAGATGTGCATCCCGCTCTTACAGGACAGGATCACCGCGAACCTGGTGCGCCGTGCCGAGGCGCGACTGGCCGGGCCCAGGGTGGATGCGGCTGAGCTTGTCGGCGTCGTCGACCCCGACGCCGGATACTGA
- a CDS encoding formyltetrahydrofolate deformylase, translated as MTDTANSSATEKTLILTLSCTNRPGIVHAVSGALLEVGADITESQQYDSPDTGSFFMRVQFTTSATAEATEEVLASVREKFDMNLTVNDSLRKTRTLIMCSKDGRTLNDLLFQQRAGTLPIEIPVIVSNHLDLQPMAFFYGIPFVHIPIKKNADGTDNKAAAEAQLMDLVNTYDVELVVLARYMQVLSDDLCSKLAGRAINIHHSFLPSFKGAKPYHQAHARGVKLIGATAHYVTGDLDEGPIIEQRVQRVTHGLTAKQFVVRGREVEGSTLCQAVQWHAEHRVLLDGHRTVVFS; from the coding sequence ATGACTGACACCGCGAACTCCTCCGCCACCGAGAAAACTCTGATCCTGACCCTGTCGTGCACGAACCGTCCCGGAATCGTGCACGCCGTCTCCGGCGCATTGCTCGAGGTCGGGGCGGACATCACCGAATCTCAGCAGTATGACTCCCCCGACACCGGCAGTTTCTTCATGCGCGTGCAGTTCACCACCTCCGCTACCGCGGAGGCCACCGAGGAAGTGCTCGCCTCGGTGCGCGAGAAGTTCGACATGAATCTGACCGTCAATGACTCGCTGCGCAAAACCCGCACCCTGATCATGTGCTCCAAGGACGGACGCACCCTGAACGATCTGCTCTTCCAGCAGCGGGCCGGCACCCTGCCCATCGAGATCCCGGTGATCGTCTCCAACCACCTGGACCTGCAGCCGATGGCATTCTTCTACGGCATCCCCTTCGTGCACATTCCGATCAAGAAGAACGCCGACGGCACCGACAATAAAGCCGCCGCCGAGGCCCAGCTCATGGACTTGGTCAACACCTACGACGTCGAACTCGTGGTCCTGGCCCGCTATATGCAGGTGCTCTCCGACGACCTGTGCTCGAAGCTGGCCGGTCGTGCGATCAACATTCACCACTCGTTCCTGCCTTCCTTCAAGGGCGCCAAGCCGTACCACCAGGCCCACGCCCGCGGCGTGAAGCTCATCGGCGCCACCGCCCACTATGTGACCGGCGACCTGGACGAGGGCCCGATCATCGAGCAACGCGTGCAGCGGGTGACCCACGGTCTCACCGCCAAGCAGTTCGTGGTGCGCGGTCGCGAGGTGGAGGGCTCCACCCTGTGCCAGGCTGTGCAGTGGCATGCCGAGCACCGTGTGCTGCTCGACGGTCACCGCACCGTGGTGTTCTCCTAG
- a CDS encoding glutamate-cysteine ligase family protein produces the protein MGAEVEAQTYSRSARSRYRELLADSAEQLRAYLAQDGFSERGMIGLELELNLVDEANRPAMVNADVLQTLGEHGFDPELGRFTIELNHPTVEIAGTGLRELEDSLREKLLVAHEHAARHGAFVVPVGILPSVLGDDIVGDAWISPGNRFAALNDAILTARGEDILIDIHGADEHLSYYAQDIAAEATCTSMQIHLEVTRERFGAVWNAAQCIAGAQIALAANSPLFLGSRLWHETRIPVFQQAIDDRAPEYARQGVRPRVWFGERWISGIEELFAENVDYFPALLPEQSEGATTTGRGAPLLPELNLHNGTVYRWNRPIYDPGNDQREAHLRVENRLLPAGPTVLDMTANTAFFFGAVRYLVDSEENPWERMSFRAAADGFYRCARQGLEASVYWPGFGDVPVAELLDRHLLPAAEQGLSSLGVDQHCIDRYLGVLTGRTRNGQNGATWMTRTLARLEEGGLARPDALGQLVGLYREHAVSSAAVHTWPLPQ, from the coding sequence ATGGGAGCAGAAGTGGAAGCACAAACCTATTCGCGCTCGGCCCGCAGCCGGTACCGAGAGCTGCTAGCGGACTCCGCGGAGCAGCTACGTGCCTACCTGGCCCAGGACGGGTTTTCCGAACGCGGGATGATCGGCCTGGAACTGGAGCTGAACCTGGTGGATGAGGCCAACCGTCCAGCCATGGTGAACGCCGATGTGCTCCAGACTCTCGGCGAGCACGGTTTCGACCCAGAGCTGGGACGGTTCACCATCGAACTGAACCATCCCACCGTGGAGATCGCCGGGACGGGGCTACGCGAACTGGAAGATTCCCTGCGCGAGAAGTTACTGGTGGCCCACGAACACGCCGCGCGCCATGGAGCCTTCGTGGTGCCGGTCGGGATTCTGCCGTCGGTGCTCGGCGACGACATTGTGGGAGACGCATGGATCAGCCCCGGCAACCGTTTCGCCGCGCTGAATGATGCGATTCTCACCGCCCGGGGCGAGGACATTCTGATCGACATTCACGGCGCCGATGAGCACCTCTCCTACTACGCCCAGGACATTGCGGCGGAGGCCACCTGCACCTCGATGCAGATCCACCTCGAGGTCACCCGCGAGCGGTTCGGGGCGGTGTGGAATGCGGCGCAGTGCATTGCCGGAGCGCAGATCGCCCTGGCCGCGAACTCGCCACTGTTTCTCGGATCCCGGCTGTGGCACGAGACTCGGATTCCGGTGTTTCAGCAGGCGATTGATGACCGTGCCCCGGAGTATGCCCGCCAGGGAGTGCGGCCGCGGGTGTGGTTCGGGGAACGCTGGATCTCCGGGATCGAGGAGCTGTTCGCGGAGAACGTGGACTACTTCCCTGCCCTGTTGCCGGAGCAATCGGAGGGGGCGACGACGACGGGGCGCGGGGCGCCGTTGCTGCCGGAGCTGAACCTGCACAACGGGACCGTCTACCGGTGGAACCGGCCCATTTATGATCCGGGTAACGATCAGCGCGAGGCACACCTGCGCGTGGAGAACCGGCTGCTGCCGGCCGGACCGACGGTGCTGGACATGACGGCTAACACAGCGTTCTTTTTCGGGGCGGTGCGCTACCTGGTGGACTCGGAGGAGAACCCCTGGGAGCGCATGAGTTTCAGGGCGGCGGCCGACGGGTTCTACCGGTGTGCGCGGCAGGGCCTGGAAGCCAGTGTGTATTGGCCCGGGTTCGGGGACGTGCCCGTGGCCGAGCTGTTGGACCGACACCTCCTGCCGGCCGCGGAACAGGGACTCAGCAGCCTGGGTGTGGACCAACACTGCATCGACCGGTATCTGGGGGTGCTCACCGGGCGCACCCGCAACGGCCAGAACGGTGCCACCTGGATGACCCGCACGCTGGCCCGACTCGAAGAGGGAGGATTGGCGCGTCCGGATGCGCTGGGCCAATTGGTCGGACTGTACCGCGAGCACGCCGTCTCCTCGGCCGCCGTGCACACGTGGCCGTTGCCCCAGTGA
- a CDS encoding carbohydrate ABC transporter permease translates to MVAGWWILTAFITVWCLFPVASILTTSFKTPGDLSNNQFLPTSWSTMNYEEIITGASRELFLTALWNSIGISVIATFIAVVLATLCAYAIARLNFPGKRVVLTVSLMVSMFPVISLVTPLFNMWRTIGLYDTWLGLIIPYLSLTLPIAIWTLAAFFQQIPWELEQAAQVDGATPLQAFRKVIVPLALPGVFTTAIIAFFIAWNDFVYGMSLTSSEAARTVPAALAFFSGASQFESPTGAISAAAIIVTIPIVILVVLFQRQIVAGLTSGAVKG, encoded by the coding sequence ATGGTGGCCGGCTGGTGGATCCTCACCGCCTTCATCACCGTGTGGTGCCTGTTCCCGGTCGCCTCGATCCTCACCACCAGCTTCAAGACGCCGGGGGATCTGTCCAACAACCAGTTCCTTCCGACCAGCTGGTCGACCATGAACTACGAGGAGATCATCACCGGCGCCTCCCGTGAGCTGTTCCTCACCGCGCTGTGGAACTCGATCGGGATCTCGGTGATTGCCACCTTCATTGCCGTCGTGTTGGCCACCCTGTGTGCCTACGCCATCGCCCGGCTGAACTTCCCGGGCAAGCGCGTAGTGCTCACCGTCTCGCTGATGGTCTCGATGTTCCCGGTGATCTCCCTGGTCACCCCGCTGTTCAATATGTGGCGCACCATCGGGCTCTACGACACCTGGCTCGGGTTGATCATCCCGTACCTGTCACTGACGCTTCCGATCGCCATCTGGACCCTGGCCGCGTTCTTCCAGCAGATCCCCTGGGAGCTGGAACAAGCGGCCCAGGTCGACGGCGCCACCCCGCTGCAGGCGTTCCGCAAGGTGATCGTGCCGCTGGCACTGCCCGGCGTGTTCACCACCGCGATCATTGCGTTTTTCATCGCGTGGAATGACTTTGTCTACGGGATGTCGCTGACCTCTTCGGAGGCGGCGAGAACCGTGCCCGCCGCGCTCGCGTTCTTCTCGGGCGCCTCCCAGTTCGAATCACCCACGGGAGCCATCTCGGCTGCCGCTATCATCGTCACGATCCCCATCGTCATTCTCGTGGTCCTGTTCCAGCGCCAGATCGTTGCCGGTCTGACCTCGGGCGCGGTCAAGGGCTAG
- a CDS encoding gamma carbonic anhydrase family protein: MAHIITLSGSTPQLHETVFAAPTATLSGDVALGQQSSAFYGVSVRGDSAPIRVGERTNLQDNVVVHADPGFPCTIGDDVSVGHAAVVHGATVGNGCLIGMSATVMNGAVVGAQSLVAAGALVTEGAVIPPRSLVAGVPAKVRRELTEDELAALKNNAETYVEKAELHREALRDDS; encoded by the coding sequence ATGGCACACATCATCACCCTGTCCGGTTCCACTCCCCAGCTCCACGAGACCGTTTTCGCGGCCCCAACCGCCACGCTGAGCGGCGACGTCGCCCTGGGCCAGCAGTCCTCTGCGTTCTATGGGGTCTCCGTGCGCGGCGATTCCGCGCCGATCCGCGTGGGCGAGCGCACGAATCTGCAGGACAATGTGGTGGTCCACGCCGATCCGGGTTTCCCCTGCACCATCGGCGACGACGTCTCGGTGGGCCACGCCGCTGTGGTGCACGGCGCCACCGTGGGGAACGGATGCCTGATCGGCATGTCGGCCACCGTGATGAACGGCGCTGTCGTGGGCGCGCAGTCGCTGGTAGCCGCGGGCGCGCTGGTGACCGAGGGGGCCGTCATTCCACCGCGTAGCCTGGTGGCCGGGGTGCCCGCCAAGGTCCGCCGCGAGCTCACCGAGGACGAACTCGCCGCGCTCAAGAACAACGCGGAGACCTACGTGGAGAAGGCCGAACTACACCGCGAGGCGCTACGCGACGACTCCTGA
- a CDS encoding 4'-phosphopantetheinyl transferase family protein, protein MARLRFDDELEYAQGMLKKRRSEFATGRICARRALQKLGVQPVPILKGASGAPLWPANVVGSITHCRGYRAAAVGTVGEFMSIGIDAEPAQALPDGVLEQIAIPSEVSRLRHVQQELGSVPAGRLLFCIKEAIYKAWSPVENVWLDYDQAEVCISRDGSFEALIDRGHSEVQIFPELVKGRWRPTKSHLYAALIL, encoded by the coding sequence ATGGCACGACTCAGGTTTGACGACGAGCTCGAATACGCGCAAGGTATGCTCAAGAAGCGAAGGTCGGAATTCGCGACGGGACGAATTTGCGCGCGGCGTGCACTTCAGAAGCTAGGGGTTCAGCCTGTGCCGATTCTGAAGGGTGCTTCGGGCGCACCTCTATGGCCGGCGAACGTCGTTGGCAGTATCACGCATTGTCGCGGTTACCGAGCGGCTGCGGTCGGTACTGTTGGCGAATTCATGTCAATCGGAATCGACGCCGAGCCAGCCCAAGCACTTCCGGACGGCGTTCTGGAGCAAATTGCTATACCGAGTGAAGTATCTCGTCTCAGGCATGTTCAGCAAGAACTTGGTAGCGTGCCGGCAGGCAGGCTCCTTTTCTGCATCAAGGAAGCAATCTACAAAGCATGGAGTCCGGTGGAAAACGTCTGGCTTGACTATGACCAGGCCGAGGTGTGCATCTCGAGAGACGGATCCTTTGAAGCACTGATCGATCGAGGCCATTCGGAAGTCCAGATCTTTCCTGAGCTGGTCAAAGGGCGATGGAGACCGACGAAGAGTCACCTCTACGCAGCACTGATCCTCTAA